From a single Adhaeribacter swui genomic region:
- a CDS encoding polysaccharide deacetylase family protein, giving the protein MKIITTSWDDGYPADYRIAELLEKYKLKGTFYIPRSNPEHEVMPEPEIRTLAQDFEVGGHTLHHVRLHSRSGAVFTEEILGCYNWLKDLLGIAPVSFCFPGGVYNQPAIDYTRTTGFKILRTTELLNPGLPDNLGLVPTTLQVYNHSGFTYYKHLLKRIKLRSLGIYLKNKNSADLLNLVEYYLNYVIKNQGCLHIWGHSWEIEQYHLWDELEQICKLISGINECTYVTNGELSQV; this is encoded by the coding sequence ATGAAAATAATTACTACCAGTTGGGACGATGGTTACCCGGCCGATTACCGGATAGCGGAATTGCTGGAAAAATATAAGTTAAAAGGTACTTTTTATATTCCTCGCTCTAATCCGGAGCACGAAGTAATGCCGGAACCGGAAATACGAACCCTGGCCCAGGATTTTGAAGTAGGTGGGCATACGCTACATCATGTACGATTGCATAGTCGTTCGGGAGCAGTTTTTACCGAAGAAATTTTAGGGTGTTACAATTGGTTAAAAGATTTATTGGGTATTGCTCCTGTTTCGTTTTGCTTTCCGGGCGGCGTATATAACCAGCCTGCCATTGATTATACCCGCACCACTGGTTTTAAAATTTTGCGAACTACGGAGCTGTTAAATCCCGGATTACCGGATAACTTGGGTTTGGTACCCACTACTTTGCAGGTGTATAATCATTCGGGCTTTACCTATTACAAACACCTCTTAAAAAGAATAAAGCTGCGCTCGTTAGGTATTTATTTAAAAAATAAAAACAGTGCTGATTTGCTTAATCTGGTAGAGTATTACCTGAACTATGTGATTAAAAATCAGGGTTGCTTGCATATTTGGGGGCATTCCTGGGAAATAGAGCAATACCACCTTTGGGATGAGTTAGAACAAATATGTAAATTAATTTCTGGTATCAACGAGTGTACGTACGTAACCAATGGGGAGCTTAGCCAGGTGTAA
- a CDS encoding glycosyltransferase family 4 protein, with protein sequence MKPRILFILHLPPPIHGAALVGQYIQESALINQTFDTTFIRLSTSQKLEEIGKGGLQKVYALFKVQAKVFRALKRKNYDLCYMSINSHGPGFYKDLLIVFLLKLFKKKIVYHFHNKGILFEQHKIFHKYLYRFSFKDTRSIILSKYLYPDVKAYVKEKDIFYLPNGIPGPSFKEPKLVEQERTSSLCRILFLSNMMAAKGVYVLLEACKLLKVQGLKFECHFVGSWFDISKEEFQDYLVHENLTEEVLAHGGKYGAEKFNFFYDSDIFVHPTLDDCFPLVLLEALSTGLPIVASEEGGIPDIVVEGETGFLVPKQDVQTLANKIKLLMLNPELRNKMAVAAKERFYKLFSFERFENNLQVILEKALKS encoded by the coding sequence TTGAAACCTCGTATTCTTTTTATATTACATCTTCCTCCTCCCATTCATGGTGCAGCCTTGGTAGGGCAATACATTCAGGAAAGCGCGCTTATTAACCAAACCTTCGATACCACTTTTATCAGGCTTTCTACCTCCCAAAAATTAGAGGAAATTGGTAAAGGTGGGTTACAAAAAGTGTACGCTTTGTTTAAAGTACAGGCCAAAGTTTTTAGAGCCCTGAAAAGGAAAAACTATGATTTGTGTTACATGAGTATCAACTCGCATGGACCGGGTTTTTACAAAGACTTATTGATTGTATTCCTTTTAAAATTATTTAAAAAGAAGATTGTTTATCATTTTCATAACAAAGGAATTCTTTTTGAACAGCATAAAATTTTCCATAAATACCTCTACCGGTTTTCTTTTAAAGATACCAGAAGTATTATATTATCAAAGTACTTGTACCCCGATGTAAAAGCGTATGTAAAAGAGAAAGATATATTTTACTTGCCCAATGGTATACCTGGACCTTCTTTTAAAGAACCGAAACTAGTAGAGCAAGAAAGAACTTCCAGCCTTTGCAGAATTTTATTTTTATCAAATATGATGGCGGCCAAAGGAGTATATGTATTGTTGGAAGCTTGTAAGTTATTAAAAGTACAAGGACTAAAATTTGAGTGCCATTTTGTGGGCTCTTGGTTTGACATATCAAAAGAAGAATTTCAAGATTACTTAGTTCATGAAAATTTGACGGAAGAGGTATTGGCTCACGGGGGGAAGTATGGCGCTGAAAAATTTAATTTTTTTTACGATTCTGATATTTTTGTACATCCTACTCTGGATGATTGTTTTCCGTTGGTTTTATTAGAAGCCTTAAGTACCGGTTTGCCTATAGTGGCAAGCGAGGAAGGTGGAATTCCGGATATTGTTGTAGAAGGAGAAACGGGATTTTTAGTGCCTAAGCAGGATGTACAAACGTTAGCGAATAAGATTAAGCTTCTGATGCTTAATCCGGAGTTACGAAACAAAATGGCTGTAGCAGCCAAAGAAAGGTTTTATAAATTGTTTTCGTTTGAAAGGTTTGAAAATAACCTACAGGTTATTTTAGAAAAGGCTTTAAAAAGTTAA
- a CDS encoding WecB/TagA/CpsF family glycosyltransferase, whose amino-acid sequence MSRIKICNIPVDVLTMQQTLQIIDSAIAKKETIHHVVVNAAKLVNAQKDLRLRESILNCDIINADGQGVVWASYFLNCPLPERVAGIDLMEALVGLAAKKGYKIFFLGATEEVVEEVIAKYSLAYGSEIIAGYRNGYFKNEEEPLIAQQIASSNADMLFVAMSSPKKEIFLDTYKSWIKTPFIMGVGGSFDVVSGKVKRAPLWMQNSGLEWLFRTLQEPGRMWKRYLYTNTEFVYLIIKEKLKSLF is encoded by the coding sequence ATGTCCAGAATAAAAATTTGCAATATACCGGTGGATGTTTTGACCATGCAGCAGACATTACAAATAATTGACTCGGCAATTGCTAAAAAAGAAACTATCCATCATGTTGTTGTAAATGCCGCTAAACTAGTTAATGCGCAAAAGGACTTAAGATTAAGAGAATCGATTTTAAATTGTGATATAATTAATGCAGATGGGCAGGGAGTCGTATGGGCATCTTATTTTTTAAATTGTCCTTTACCAGAACGTGTAGCTGGTATTGATCTTATGGAAGCACTAGTTGGCTTAGCAGCAAAGAAAGGGTATAAAATATTTTTTCTAGGAGCTACGGAAGAAGTTGTTGAAGAAGTCATAGCAAAGTATAGCTTAGCTTATGGCTCGGAAATAATTGCAGGCTATCGTAATGGATATTTTAAAAATGAGGAAGAACCTCTGATTGCGCAGCAAATTGCCTCCTCTAATGCTGATATGCTTTTTGTTGCAATGAGTTCACCTAAAAAGGAAATTTTTCTTGATACTTACAAATCCTGGATTAAAACACCTTTTATTATGGGGGTAGGGGGTAGTTTTGATGTAGTTTCAGGGAAAGTGAAGCGTGCTCCCCTATGGATGCAAAATTCAGGATTAGAATGGCTATTTAGAACATTACAAGAGCCTGGTCGAATGTGGAAACGCTATTTATATACTAATACTGAATTCGTCTACCTTATTATAAAAGAGAAATTAAAAAGCCTTTTTTAA
- the wecB gene encoding non-hydrolyzing UDP-N-acetylglucosamine 2-epimerase yields the protein MMKLTVIAGARPNFMKIAPIIEAIRKQVEKGIDISYRLVHTGQHYDKKMSQDFFDQLGIPEPHSNLEAGGGSQAEQTAAIMVRFEKELMENSADLVIVVGDVTSTMACSIVAKKLNTKVAHVEAGIRSWDLSMPEEINRMVTDAITDYFFTTSEIANTNLRKNGVENNRIFFVGNTMIDTLLKQIPNFRKPTIWDEALLQPREYFVITLHRPANVDQENELKYLIEEIILNSHNLPIIFPVHPRTANVLAKVGIEAPNLYMIEPLSYLEFNYLVRYAKAVITDSGGITEETTVMGIPCMTLRNSTERPETCTIGTNELLGVNPKALKPSMESLFKGEWKKGSIPELWDGKSAERIVSHLVHLFA from the coding sequence ATTATGAAACTTACTGTCATTGCTGGTGCCCGTCCAAATTTTATGAAGATTGCTCCTATTATTGAAGCTATAAGAAAACAAGTTGAAAAGGGTATTGATATAAGTTATCGTTTGGTTCATACCGGCCAGCATTATGATAAGAAGATGAGTCAGGATTTTTTTGATCAGTTAGGTATTCCTGAGCCGCATTCTAACCTTGAAGCAGGAGGTGGAAGTCAAGCAGAACAAACGGCTGCAATCATGGTTCGATTTGAAAAAGAATTGATGGAGAATTCTGCTGACCTGGTTATTGTAGTAGGCGATGTTACGTCAACCATGGCTTGTTCTATTGTTGCAAAAAAGTTGAATACCAAAGTTGCTCATGTAGAAGCTGGTATCCGTTCTTGGGATTTAAGTATGCCTGAGGAAATAAACCGTATGGTAACAGATGCTATTACTGATTATTTTTTTACAACTTCGGAAATAGCTAATACAAACCTGCGCAAAAATGGCGTTGAAAACAATAGAATTTTTTTTGTAGGTAATACTATGATAGATACCTTATTAAAGCAGATTCCTAACTTTAGGAAGCCTACTATATGGGATGAAGCACTACTACAACCAAGGGAATACTTTGTAATTACTTTACACCGGCCAGCGAATGTTGACCAAGAAAATGAATTAAAATATCTTATAGAAGAGATAATATTAAATAGCCATAATTTACCAATAATCTTTCCTGTACATCCACGAACAGCTAATGTTCTAGCAAAAGTTGGTATTGAGGCTCCAAATTTATATATGATTGAACCTTTAAGCTATTTGGAGTTTAATTATTTAGTTCGATATGCTAAAGCGGTAATTACTGATTCAGGTGGTATAACCGAGGAAACAACAGTAATGGGGATACCATGCATGACTCTAAGGAATAGTACAGAAAGACCTGAGACATGCACAATAGGTACTAATGAACTTTTGGGTGTAAATCCTAAAGCACTAAAACCTTCTATGGAAAGCTTATTCAAAGGTGAATGGAAAAAAGGAAGTATACCTGAGTTATGGGATGGTAAATCAGCTGAACGAATTGTGTCTCATCTAGTACATTTATTTGCGTAA
- a CDS encoding nucleotide-diphospho-sugar transferase: MSVLFETPVLFLIFNRPDTTQLVFNQIKQIRPKYLYVAADGPRETIAGESEKCCEARAIINQIDWDCEIKTLYRDKNLGCGLAVSSALTWFFDQVPEGIILEDDCFPDLSFFRYCQELLIKYRQVDQVKLIGGNNYQKGIVRGKGSYYFSYYPEIWGWASWRRAWANFDFEMNDLEETFRTGGLDHVFQSRGERNYWYWKLLNTKRTEKVNVWDYQFMFSIWKDKGVVISPGVNLVKNIGLDNNPTHHSLYDSRKDLKLHSLAFPLIHPDLEVDKKADQYTFAHEFSWSAQRLFRLLKENGIKIFLSYLVNKMLR, encoded by the coding sequence ATGTCAGTTCTCTTTGAAACGCCGGTTCTTTTTTTAATTTTTAACCGGCCCGATACGACACAGTTGGTTTTTAACCAGATTAAGCAAATAAGGCCTAAATACTTATACGTGGCCGCCGACGGACCGCGGGAAACAATAGCCGGGGAAAGTGAAAAATGCTGCGAAGCCCGGGCCATTATAAACCAAATAGATTGGGATTGTGAAATAAAAACCTTGTACCGGGATAAGAATTTAGGTTGTGGATTGGCCGTTAGTTCGGCCCTCACCTGGTTCTTTGATCAGGTACCCGAAGGTATTATTCTGGAGGATGATTGCTTCCCCGATTTATCTTTTTTTCGCTACTGCCAGGAATTATTAATAAAATACAGACAGGTAGACCAGGTAAAATTGATAGGAGGCAATAATTATCAGAAAGGCATTGTGCGAGGAAAGGGAAGTTACTACTTTTCTTATTACCCCGAAATCTGGGGTTGGGCTTCCTGGCGAAGAGCTTGGGCAAATTTTGATTTTGAGATGAATGACCTGGAAGAAACTTTCCGTACGGGAGGATTAGACCATGTATTTCAAAGCCGCGGCGAAAGAAATTACTGGTACTGGAAATTGCTAAATACCAAAAGAACCGAAAAAGTAAATGTTTGGGATTACCAGTTTATGTTTTCTATCTGGAAAGATAAAGGAGTGGTTATTAGTCCCGGGGTGAACCTGGTAAAGAATATTGGTCTGGATAATAATCCTACTCACCATTCTTTGTATGATTCGAGGAAAGATTTGAAATTACATAGCTTGGCATTTCCTTTGATTCACCCTGACCTGGAAGTTGATAAAAAAGCGGACCAGTATACTTTTGCGCATGAATTTAGTTGGTCTGCCCAAAGGCTTTTTCGGTTATTAAAAGAAAACGGGATTAAAATATTTCTTTCTTATTTAGTAAATAAAATGTTAAGATAA
- a CDS encoding EpsG family protein codes for MSPSKLIIPAIILFILNPFISIVLLGILLAIDKTIDKKFYYIFYLLLAFFLGFINMTKVPESDLGFHASKYLYVSQYSFLDYLSWFEKEPVFYAFNYIFYYISGGSVKFWVFVITVFPYFILFISLDKFHSKVNVNKRYILFSIVLAAFFPQLFSLSAHLIRQFIAGAIIVYFLVDKLIYGNNKWWLAILGVLIHSTSILIFPLAYLSFLKEKLGKGNIVYFVGLIFILFTYQYFAQLLLPYFTGIESIHYILERASVDNTFELEKFSALNYVFIGVLLVITLYNQYKEELDINITGFNHLANIILLFVIFILMNLRQTELALRLFFYLFFFFPLIVPLVLKKNPFDKKFSFASVSISIILFFFYRLDTGTWNYDDKEKIVLSSSFDFLSRPEPVVYDYTRYSEADAQ; via the coding sequence ATGTCACCTAGTAAATTAATTATTCCTGCTATTATATTATTTATTCTAAATCCATTTATAAGTATCGTGCTTTTAGGGATACTCTTAGCAATTGATAAGACTATTGATAAAAAGTTTTATTATATTTTTTATCTGCTATTGGCTTTTTTCTTGGGATTTATAAATATGACCAAAGTGCCAGAAAGTGATCTTGGTTTTCATGCCTCTAAATATTTATATGTTTCCCAATATTCTTTTCTCGATTATCTAAGTTGGTTTGAGAAAGAACCAGTTTTTTATGCGTTTAATTACATTTTTTACTATATATCAGGAGGGAGCGTAAAGTTTTGGGTGTTTGTTATTACAGTTTTTCCTTATTTTATTTTATTTATTTCTTTAGATAAATTTCATTCTAAAGTAAACGTAAATAAGCGGTATATCCTTTTCTCTATTGTACTTGCAGCATTTTTTCCACAACTTTTTAGTTTATCGGCACACTTGATCAGGCAGTTTATAGCTGGAGCTATCATAGTATATTTCTTAGTAGATAAACTTATATATGGTAATAATAAGTGGTGGTTAGCAATTTTGGGTGTTTTGATTCATTCTACTTCTATTTTAATTTTTCCTTTAGCCTATTTGTCTTTTTTAAAAGAAAAACTTGGTAAAGGAAATATAGTTTATTTTGTTGGCTTAATTTTTATACTATTTACCTATCAGTATTTTGCCCAATTGTTATTGCCTTACTTCACAGGTATTGAAAGTATTCATTATATTTTAGAAAGAGCAAGTGTGGACAATACTTTTGAATTAGAAAAATTCTCAGCTTTGAATTATGTTTTTATAGGTGTTTTATTGGTCATTACCTTGTATAATCAATACAAAGAAGAGTTAGATATAAACATAACCGGGTTTAACCATTTAGCTAATATAATTCTCCTATTTGTTATTTTTATATTGATGAATTTGAGACAAACTGAGTTAGCATTACGATTGTTTTTTTATTTATTTTTCTTTTTCCCTTTGATTGTTCCGTTAGTATTAAAAAAAAATCCTTTTGATAAGAAATTTAGTTTCGCTTCTGTTTCTATTTCTATTATATTATTCTTTTTTTATAGGTTAGATACTGGCACCTGGAACTACGATGATAAAGAAAAGATTGTCCTTTCCTCTTCTTTTGATTTTTTATCCCGTCCTGAACCTGTAGTATATGATTATACTCGCTATTCAGAGGCAGACGCTCAATAA
- a CDS encoding LamG-like jellyroll fold domain-containing protein produces MGAWLIFSGYTGKAQTVNPPDVTSNSRCGVGSVVLLAVGSPAGGTYHWYTVATEGTAIAGATTATFTTPDLDATTTYYVSYVSGGRESARTAVTATINPTPNLSITPSENLISSYIFAGNANDVSGKNNNGTLHGTINGGPSLAPDRYGNPDNAYTFDGEDDYISTATQFNNPGEFSLSIWFNTTVAGGQLIGFHSPRTGQSQDWDRLVYMNNDGQLIFGVYPADKTLTLSTTDAYNDGKWHHLVATLSAKNGTKLYLDGTLQAQDVTADAAQPFAGYWRIGYGTLDYWPDAPTNYYYQGLLDDINIYYTELTPNQIADLNGAGADPVCAGNTLAFKANTIPGASYTWAGPNGFTSNLQNPIIPDATTAASGTYTLTVQNSSGCTSQTLVEAIVKSLPLATFTVSPTEMNTGENSVLTFSGTQEENAEYNWGFDGGTIVSGSGAGPYQITWNTPGKKNITLSIISNGCTSAMQTRLITVYGNYIWTGNTSTDWSNPANWAPNGVPGANDNVIISNTYDNAPVTHLPVITSNVAVKDFIINSGRLNLNGKTLTISGVVDFNGGQVTNGNLTISCARVTFKGTSFTAVLNVICDNIYFNGSVFQNTTTITKQGAATVDNDSEGGSVFNGPTTIINNTDSRMRLGTAIGDMFAGNVTFTNQASGTLEISYNSASDFRGDISVNSNSVVTFGNGTGMAVISGQNDQTISKSGGTPVLFNRLTVNKISGKMLLQTPITIGNELILTQGIIISSTANPLIFSAGSTVTGAKHRSYVEGPVKRFGSGAFTFPVGKNNFYRPIGINPNGGVSGAFTAEYFPVSSATAGNHNSKEATINHLSNCEYWQLDRVAGLAATPVTLSWDTNSCGVDVPADLVVAHWNGSKWINTGGRSIIGNNSAGTVTSAEALTVFSPFTLGSSSVNNPLPVQLLKFTAVMQAGKVVINWQTASEKDNKGFEVQHSADGVTFTKVAFVEGAGTSFDIKDYQVSDYSPGSGITYYRLLQEDYTGKISYSKIISVKHTTETKLVLVTPNPVVNKAVISMQLPLSKTCTIKLVDVSGRTVYSQSITSGRLVLDMSGYAKGVYFISLQEGSNLFYRGKLVKE; encoded by the coding sequence ATGGGGGCTTGGCTGATTTTTTCGGGATATACAGGAAAAGCACAAACTGTAAATCCGCCTGATGTAACAAGTAACTCACGTTGCGGGGTTGGTTCTGTGGTGCTGTTGGCTGTGGGTTCCCCGGCTGGTGGAACTTACCATTGGTATACGGTTGCTACCGAAGGTACGGCAATCGCCGGGGCAACAACGGCCACCTTTACTACTCCTGATTTAGATGCTACTACTACTTATTACGTGTCGTATGTTTCCGGAGGCCGGGAAAGTGCCAGAACGGCGGTAACCGCAACTATAAATCCAACTCCCAATCTTAGTATTACGCCTTCGGAGAACTTAATTAGTTCGTATATCTTTGCGGGTAACGCTAATGATGTGTCCGGAAAGAATAATAATGGTACATTACATGGGACCATTAATGGTGGTCCCTCCTTAGCCCCGGACCGGTATGGAAACCCGGATAATGCGTATACCTTCGACGGGGAAGATGATTATATTTCTACGGCAACCCAATTTAATAATCCAGGAGAATTCTCGCTTAGTATTTGGTTTAATACTACGGTTGCCGGAGGGCAGCTAATCGGGTTTCATTCTCCTCGAACTGGTCAGAGCCAGGATTGGGATCGTTTGGTATACATGAACAATGATGGGCAGCTTATTTTTGGTGTTTACCCGGCAGATAAAACTTTAACTCTTTCTACAACGGATGCTTACAACGATGGCAAATGGCACCATCTGGTTGCTACTCTTTCGGCCAAGAATGGCACTAAGCTTTATTTAGATGGTACCTTGCAGGCGCAGGATGTTACGGCTGATGCGGCTCAACCTTTTGCCGGCTATTGGCGGATTGGTTATGGCACCTTAGATTATTGGCCTGATGCACCAACTAATTATTATTATCAGGGTTTGTTAGACGATATCAATATTTATTATACTGAGCTTACTCCTAACCAGATAGCTGATTTAAATGGAGCGGGAGCAGATCCGGTTTGTGCCGGCAACACCTTAGCCTTTAAAGCAAACACCATTCCCGGAGCTTCTTATACCTGGGCCGGTCCTAATGGCTTTACTTCTAATCTGCAAAACCCAATTATCCCGGATGCCACTACTGCCGCTAGTGGCACTTATACTTTAACGGTACAAAACAGTAGCGGCTGTACCTCACAAACTTTGGTGGAGGCCATAGTAAAGTCTTTACCTTTAGCTACGTTTACTGTTAGCCCTACAGAGATGAATACCGGGGAAAACAGTGTATTAACTTTTAGCGGTACCCAAGAAGAAAACGCCGAATATAACTGGGGTTTTGATGGTGGAACTATTGTATCTGGTTCTGGAGCCGGGCCATACCAGATAACATGGAATACACCGGGCAAAAAAAATATTACGCTTTCGATTATTTCTAATGGCTGTACTTCTGCGATGCAAACAAGATTAATTACAGTATATGGTAATTATATCTGGACTGGCAATACCAGCACCGATTGGAGTAACCCTGCCAATTGGGCCCCCAACGGAGTACCCGGAGCTAACGATAATGTTATTATTAGTAATACGTATGATAATGCACCGGTTACTCATTTGCCGGTAATTACTTCCAATGTTGCGGTAAAAGATTTTATCATTAACTCCGGAAGGCTCAACCTGAATGGAAAGACATTAACTATTAGCGGGGTAGTGGATTTTAATGGGGGGCAGGTAACGAACGGAAATCTGACCATTTCATGTGCCCGGGTTACTTTTAAAGGCACCAGCTTTACGGCTGTGTTAAATGTAATCTGTGACAATATTTATTTTAATGGTTCGGTATTCCAGAATACTACTACCATCACTAAACAAGGTGCGGCTACAGTGGATAACGATAGCGAAGGCGGCAGTGTTTTTAACGGACCAACTACCATCATTAACAACACAGATTCCCGGATGCGCCTAGGAACAGCCATCGGTGATATGTTTGCGGGTAATGTTACCTTTACGAACCAGGCTAGCGGCACATTAGAGATAAGTTATAATAGTGCTTCTGATTTTAGAGGCGATATTTCTGTAAATAGCAACTCAGTAGTTACATTCGGTAATGGAACCGGTATGGCTGTAATATCCGGGCAGAATGATCAGACTATTAGCAAAAGCGGCGGTACTCCTGTTCTGTTTAACCGCTTAACAGTAAATAAAATTAGCGGGAAAATGTTGCTTCAAACCCCAATAACTATTGGCAATGAACTAATTTTAACGCAAGGTATAATAATCTCCTCCACCGCTAACCCGCTTATATTTTCGGCTGGTTCAACGGTAACAGGGGCAAAGCACAGGAGTTATGTAGAAGGACCTGTTAAACGGTTTGGATCCGGCGCTTTTACTTTCCCGGTCGGTAAAAATAATTTTTACCGACCTATTGGGATTAACCCAAATGGGGGAGTTAGTGGTGCTTTCACTGCTGAATATTTTCCGGTTAGTTCAGCTACAGCCGGTAACCATAACAGTAAAGAAGCTACCATCAACCATTTAAGCAACTGCGAATATTGGCAATTAGACCGGGTTGCGGGTTTGGCTGCTACTCCGGTTACCTTAAGCTGGGATACCAACAGCTGCGGCGTAGATGTGCCGGCCGATTTAGTAGTAGCTCACTGGAATGGAAGCAAGTGGATAAATACTGGAGGTCGTTCTATAATTGGTAATAATTCTGCTGGAACTGTGACCAGCGCAGAAGCTCTTACCGTGTTTAGTCCGTTTACATTAGGATCAAGCTCTGTTAATAATCCTTTACCAGTACAACTCCTAAAATTTACAGCTGTTATGCAGGCCGGGAAAGTTGTTATTAATTGGCAGACTGCTTCTGAAAAAGATAACAAAGGTTTTGAAGTACAACATTCTGCTGATGGCGTTACGTTTACCAAAGTAGCTTTTGTAGAAGGGGCAGGTACTAGTTTTGATATTAAAGATTACCAGGTATCTGACTACTCACCTGGATCAGGCATTACTTACTACCGTTTACTTCAGGAAGATTATACCGGTAAAATTTCTTATTCGAAAATTATATCGGTAAAGCATACAACGGAAACAAAGCTTGTGCTGGTTACCCCTAACCCGGTTGTTAATAAAGCAGTAATAAGCATGCAATTGCCATTATCTAAAACCTGCACTATAAAGCTGGTTGATGTTTCAGGTCGTACGGTTTACTCGCAAAGTATTACTTCTGGTAGGTTAGTATTGGATATGTCGGGTTATGCAAAAGGAGTGTACTTTATTTCTTTACAAGAGGGCTCCAATTTATTTTACCGGGGCAAATTGGTGAAAGAATAG
- a CDS encoding WecB/TagA/CpsF family glycosyltransferase, with amino-acid sequence MLRYKSSSLTDFNIFSSKIEDIKISAKTIINTINQYSYVVASKDKAFRKALIESDVLLPDGVGIVFAFKFLKGENIKKIAGADLHYYLLNSLNQNSGSCFYLGSAEETLIKIENRILAEYPNIRVGYYSPPYKTDFNNFDNDAMVNAINTFRPDVLFVGMTAPKQEKWVHYNKSRIEAKVICSIGGAFDFFAGTVNRPGKFWINLCLEWFIRMMKEPGRMWRRYLYYGPVFMFLIIKQKFQDK; translated from the coding sequence GTGCTTAGATATAAATCTTCTAGTCTAACAGATTTTAATATCTTTTCTTCCAAAATTGAGGATATTAAAATTTCTGCCAAAACGATTATTAATACCATAAATCAATACTCGTATGTGGTAGCCAGTAAAGACAAGGCATTCCGAAAAGCATTAATTGAATCGGACGTTTTGCTTCCAGACGGAGTGGGAATTGTTTTTGCATTTAAATTTTTAAAAGGTGAAAATATAAAGAAAATTGCAGGTGCCGACTTGCATTATTACCTTTTAAATAGCTTAAATCAAAATTCTGGTAGTTGTTTTTATTTAGGATCTGCTGAGGAAACCTTAATTAAAATAGAAAACCGGATTTTGGCAGAATACCCTAATATTCGGGTAGGTTATTATTCTCCTCCTTATAAGACAGATTTCAATAATTTTGATAACGATGCAATGGTGAATGCCATAAACACTTTTAGACCAGATGTGTTATTTGTTGGGATGACTGCGCCAAAGCAGGAAAAGTGGGTGCATTATAATAAAAGTAGAATTGAAGCAAAAGTTATTTGTTCTATAGGTGGAGCGTTTGATTTTTTTGCGGGTACTGTAAACCGTCCTGGTAAATTTTGGATTAATCTGTGTTTAGAATGGTTCATTAGAATGATGAAAGAACCAGGTAGAATGTGGAGGAGATATCTGTATTATGGCCCTGTTTTTATGTTTTTAATAATCAAACAAAAATTTCAGGATAAATAA